The window AATCAATTGCCCTGCGATATAATATGGAGCTGTACACCGGCATAGACATCATAGAATTGAGAATACCCGGCGTCAATAAGGGCAGTGCAATTAAAATGGTAAGAAATGTAGACAGGCAGGCAATCATTATAGGTGATGATGCCACGGATGAGGATGCCTTCAAATTGAATCCAGATGCTATAACAGTGAAGGTGGGGCATCAGAGTACAGTTGCCAGATACAGTATATGCTATTCCTCGGTAAGACCATTTTTGCGGGCACTTCTCAAATAATTCACCTGGCCCCCGAACGCTTTATCTCACAAAATTAAGAAAATCTATATCCTCCAATCCTGTAAACTTGATTTTGTACATTTTTCTGATCCTGGATGAGTCCATGGAGTAATTCAGGTCACCACCGTTTTTAACCCCTTTAAATGGGCATTCATCATCATGTATGGAATTGTAAAGATGTTTCCCGAACTGGTACAATGTTATTGCATCATCACCGGCCACATTAATGATATCCCTGTCAATATTATCCATGGATCTCTCTACTATCATGGATAGGTCAGAGTTCAGTACTGGATTTAATATTACCTGGTTATCAAGTTTCAACGGGATATTTCCCCGTATGGCAGTAAGTATGTCTGTATATATGTTATATGTGCATTTTCCGTACACCATGCCACTTCTTATAATGATATAATGTTCATTATCTTTTACAAGTTTTTCTGATTTCAGCATTATTTTTCCAAATTCTGTTTCCGGAACTGTAATTGATTTCTCTGTTTTCGGTTCGGGCGACGAAGCGTACACCATCTGGGTTGAGATCAGTATCTTCTTTCCATTACTGAACCTGGAATTTATAATTTCCTGAATCCTGTCCAACATATTCATATAAACCCTGTTAGGTGAATAAAATGGTACATTGAAGTTATTTATTATATAATCAAAATTGTCGGGGAGTGCCATAATTGATTCTAAATAATTTTCAAATCCCTCTCTGGGAAAAAGCAGGTGGATTTTATATATATCGCTAAAGTCCTTTGCAAATCTAAAACCGAAACTCTCATCTCCGTCCAGAAGAAGAATATTCTTCATATTCAGAAATTCCATTCATACATATAAGCATATATATAATTTATTGATAAACATTTTATTAAAATATAATTTTCAGATAAATATTTATATATTATTCTGTAATATCCTTAAACAGGTATTCATGGAAAAGAAAAATATTAGTTTCATTTATATGGCAATTACAGTAATAATAATGACATTTTCGATGAGGGCAACAAACAATATGATAATCACCACTGTGCCACTTCTTGCAAAAATCGATCTTGGTTTTTCAAGATTTCTTGTGGGAATAATATCTGCAGTAATATATCTGTTTACCTTCACCGTAACATTTTACATAAACCCCAGGCTCAACTCTACAATCAGGAGAAAACTGTTCATAGGTGCCAATGTGGCAATCCTGGTGGCGCTGGTTGGTTATTATTTTGCTGATGGCATAACTGTATGGATAATTTCGGCACTGGCGGGACTTGCCTACGGTATTATGATGCCGAACCTCATAACCTCTTCATCGCTTCTGAAAGATCAGAGAGATCGTGAAAGATTAATCTCGCTTTATTCAGTTGGGCTAAGTCTCAGCCTTATTTTAGGCCCAACCATAGAGGATTATATACTCACTTTTGTAAGCTACAGGGACGTCTTCCTGTTCTTTATACCTGTTGTTGTTGCAGGCCTGATAGTCTCTACAATGATAAAATTCCCAAATACAAAGAATGAAACAAGGGCAAACGTCATGAAAAATGATGGACTCAGGGCAAGTATTCTCACTATAACAACATATAACGTCCCATTTGCTGCGTTGAGCATCTTTCTGACACTTTATGCAATATCCAAATTCCATGTTTCAGGGGCAGTTGCTTATTCTCCATATATCTATTTCTTTTCCGTCTCATTCCTTACCAGAATTGCGCTTACCGTGCACCCCTTAAAACATATAAAGATACCTCTTATTATTTCCATAATAATTACAGGGTTTGCCCTTACAATGTTTCCATTTCTTTCAACATTTACAGATTTTCTGCTTCTAATGATGCTGCTTGGTATTCCACATGGGTCAATATTTCCCATGTCCACTATTATGATTGCAAGAGGAACAACTGTAGAACAGAGAAGCGCAGCGAATTCATACTTTATGGCATATAATAATATCCTTTTTATGATAATTCCACTGGTATTCGGCTATATAGTTGGATTCATAGGATATGACTATTCATTCTTCATACTCATAATACCTGTTATCGCATCGGCCATATATCTTTTCAAAATATATGGAAATAATTCTACAATATTCATTTCTAATCTTAAGCATCAACAGAAGGTATCGGTGGAGGACAGGCAGAAAGCATAATTTAAATAGCCAGGGATTTTACTGAAAATTATTATAATTTTAAATAAATTTATATTTTATATGAACATTAATTAATGATTTTATGAATGAACCTGATAGCAGCACCCTTGAATCAGCATTTAAGCAGTTAAACACATCACCGGATGGGCTCACCACCCAAGAGGCAGAAAACAGGATAAAGAAATATGGGTACAATGAGGTTGCCGAAAAAAAACAGAGTAATATCCTGAAATTCCTGAAAAAATTCTGGGCTCCAATTCCATGGATGCTGGAAGTTACAATTATAATAACATTTTTCCTTCACAAATATGATGATACGCTTATAATACTGTTCCTGGTCATATTCAACGGAGTTATATCATATACACAGGAGTCAAAGGCCGATAATGCTGTTGAGTTGCTGAAGAAAAAACTCTCAGTCCAGGCAAGGGTTTTGCGTGATAAAAAATGGGTGGCCATGCCTGCAAGGCTTCTTGTTCCGGGGGATGTTGTCCATCTCAGGCTGGGCGATGTTATACCGGCTGATATAAAAATCATGGATAATGAGCTGGAAATCGACCAGTCTGCATTGACAGGGGAATCTCTTTCAGTTACAAGGAAGAAAGATGGGACAGTCTATTCCAGTTCCATAGTTAAACGGGGTGAGGCCAATGGCCTGGTTATATCAACCGGTGCAAAAACCTACTTCGGAAAAACCACGGAACTTGTTGAAACCGCAAAAATAAAATCACATATAGAAGAACTTATAATGAGCATAGTAAAGGACCTGATAACCATAGATGTGATACTTGTTATTGCACTGATATTCTATTCCATATATGCTGGCGTAAGCCTCACAGATGTTATACCCTTTGCCCTTGTAGTACTTATAGCATCAATTCCTGTTGCACTTCCTGCTACATTCACAATTGCCATGGCACTTGGCGCACTGCATATGTCCAGGCGTGGTGAAATAGTCACAAGGCTTTCTGCCATAGAGGATGCTGCATCCATGGACACGCTGTGCATGGATAAGACGGGAACAATAACAGAGGACAAGCTGACTCTCCGTGAACCGAAGGTTTACTCAGGAGACAAGGCAGGACTCATACTCTACGCATCATATGCGTCGGAGAGGGAGAGCGAGGACCCTATAGACAATGCTATTCTGGATTATGCCGAAACAACCTCTATAAAGCCCGATTATTCCATTAGAACGAAATTCGTACCATTTGACCCTGCTATTAAGAGAACAGAAGCTGTAATACAGGAAAATGGGGTCCTGACAAGAATAATTAAGGGTGCGCCCCAGG of the Ferroplasma sp. genome contains:
- a CDS encoding sugar nucleotide-binding protein, giving the protein MKNILLLDGDESFGFRFAKDFSDIYKIHLLFPREGFENYLESIMALPDNFDYIINNFNVPFYSPNRVYMNMLDRIQEIINSRFSNGKKILISTQMVYASSPEPKTEKSITVPETEFGKIMLKSEKLVKDNEHYIIIRSGMVYGKCTYNIYTDILTAIRGNIPLKLDNQVILNPVLNSDLSMIVERSMDNIDRDIINVAGDDAITLYQFGKHLYNSIHDDECPFKGVKNGGDLNYSMDSSRIRKMYKIKFTGLEDIDFLNFVR
- a CDS encoding plasma-membrane proton-efflux P-type ATPase; this encodes MNEPDSSTLESAFKQLNTSPDGLTTQEAENRIKKYGYNEVAEKKQSNILKFLKKFWAPIPWMLEVTIIITFFLHKYDDTLIILFLVIFNGVISYTQESKADNAVELLKKKLSVQARVLRDKKWVAMPARLLVPGDVVHLRLGDVIPADIKIMDNELEIDQSALTGESLSVTRKKDGTVYSSSIVKRGEANGLVISTGAKTYFGKTTELVETAKIKSHIEELIMSIVKDLITIDVILVIALIFYSIYAGVSLTDVIPFALVVLIASIPVALPATFTIAMALGALHMSRRGEIVTRLSAIEDAASMDTLCMDKTGTITEDKLTLREPKVYSGDKAGLILYASYASERESEDPIDNAILDYAETTSIKPDYSIRTKFVPFDPAIKRTEAVIQENGVLTRIIKGAPQVVAGLSENVPDSYTDDVKYFSSQGFRIIAIAAGTDKLEIKGIIPLYDPPRKDSKMLISELKEINVSPVMITGDNRLIAEEVAGEIGLDRKLCDATSARNNAVSSSDCSVFAEVFPEDKYYIVKALQKTGHIVGMTGDGVNDSPALKQAEFGVAVSSATDVAKASASVVLTHPGLTDIVDGIKSGRRIYQRMLTYTLNKIMKTIQVAFFLTLSFFVVRFFVTTPFDVILLIFANDFVTMSIATDNVGYSLKPEQWKVRSLISSSVILSSMLVIEGFIFLYIGMYSHLGINQLHTFIFDMLVFSGQFTVYMVRERKRFFSSRPSNILLISSILDILVISLLSYYGILVTAIPAEFIVISIAVTFIWMVFMDSIKNIVFRHYKI
- a CDS encoding MFS transporter; its protein translation is MAITVIIMTFSMRATNNMIITTVPLLAKIDLGFSRFLVGIISAVIYLFTFTVTFYINPRLNSTIRRKLFIGANVAILVALVGYYFADGITVWIISALAGLAYGIMMPNLITSSSLLKDQRDRERLISLYSVGLSLSLILGPTIEDYILTFVSYRDVFLFFIPVVVAGLIVSTMIKFPNTKNETRANVMKNDGLRASILTITTYNVPFAALSIFLTLYAISKFHVSGAVAYSPYIYFFSVSFLTRIALTVHPLKHIKIPLIISIIITGFALTMFPFLSTFTDFLLLMMLLGIPHGSIFPMSTIMIARGTTVEQRSAANSYFMAYNNILFMIIPLVFGYIVGFIGYDYSFFILIIPVIASAIYLFKIYGNNSTIFISNLKHQQKVSVEDRQKA